CATCTTGTCACCGGTGCCGACGCATACTGAAGTCACCAAGGCTGTTTGCGGTGTTGGATATCTCTGGCAATCTCCACCTTGTCCTTAATGATTTTGCGTAGACCAAAAGGTGCCTGACACTTTTTGGCATGATGTGAATGCAAAAAAGTGTCTGGCACTTCTTTTGGTCTGCGGTCCTTGTTCGCCAAAAGAAGTGTCAGGCATTTTCTGGTCCAACACCATGACCAGAAATCTGCCAGACACCTTTTGGCTCGCGAAAGCTCTGATGTCCGAACTCGACTTTCTTTTAAGCGATAGGTAACATAGCAATCACATGGAAACCATTCACTGGTCTTTTCTCTTTGGCGGGTTCACCTTTTTCTTTTTTGGTCTCACGCAAGCGCGTCTCGGACTTGAAGCTTTAGCGGGTGGACGGATGCGGACAATTCTCGGGAAAATCGCCTCCAATCGCATTCTGGCGCTTCTCTTTGGCGCCTTTGTAACGATCATGCTCCAGAGTTCTGGCGCCACGTCTGTCATGCTCATCTCCTTTGTCGAGTCACAGCTTTTGACTCTGACCCAAGCGATCGCGGTGCTTCTGGGCGCTGATATCGGAACGACGTTTACGGTCTTCCTTCTCTCTATTCGGCATATGAGCGACTATTCGCTCACGGTTATTTTTATCGGTTTCTTGATGCAGGGACTCATTCGGAGAGGAAGACTGAAATATTTTGGTCGCGTCCTTCTCGGTTTCGGTTTTGTGTTTTATGGGATGTCGCTCATGTCAGATGCTGCCCTTCCCTTAAAGGAGAGTGCTTCTGCTCAAGAAGTACTCAGTTTTTTTGCGGATAATCCGCTCGTCACTCTTTTGGTCGGTATTGTTTTTTCGATCGTGCTGCATTCTGCTGGAACCCTTGGAGTTGCCATTGCGCTTGCGTTTTCCGGAAATCTCACACTTGAAACCGCTCTCCCTCTTGTTTTAGGGGCGAATATCGGAACCTGTGTGACGGCTCTTATGTGCGGACTGCATTCGAACTATGAAGGTCGGCGTGTGGCGATTGCGCATATTCTTTCGAAGATGATTGCCGTGTGTCTGGTGTTCCCCTTTCTTCCGACGCTCACCACATTCATTCAAGAGACAAGTTTTTCGATAAGAGCATTTCTTCCCAAGCTCGATCCCGGTGTTCCGGGTCAAATCGTGATGGCGCACATTCTTTTCAATGGAGCACTCGCTCTTTTCTTTTTGCCTCTCATTGCACCGCTTCGATGGCTGAGTGAAAAATTAATTCCAGAGCCAAAAGAGTTAGAAGAATTTCGGCCAAAATATCTCGACGCTGCAGCGCTGCACGTCCCTGCACTTGCTTTTGCACAAGTGAAGCAGGAAATTTTACGCTTAGGAGGTTTTGTTCAACAGCAGTTAAAAAAATCTCTCAAAATGCTCAGTCGCGGTGTGAATGCGTATGATGAAATCGAAGAGATGGGTCAAGAAGACGATAAGATTGATGAACTTGAAAAAGCGATCCGTTTTTATTTAGCAAAAATATCTGTCGAAAATTTGTCAGAAGAAGAAGCGCGTCGACAATTGGCGCTTCTGACCATTGGACAAGACTTCGAAGAAATTGGGGATACACTTTCGAAAGAGATGGTCGCGCTTGCGAAGAAGAAAGCCGAGCGTCACGGTATTTTTTCAGATGCAGGATGGAATGATCTGAAATCGTTTCATAAAAGTGTGTGCGAAAATTTTGAACTGGCGATGGAGATTCTCACCCATGCAGCACCAGAACTGAAAGAGAGACTCCAAGAGCATGTGAAAAGCATTGAAAGAAAAGAGCAACAGCTCCGACAATCTCACCTCAATCGACTCAGTCAAGGACTCAAAGAGTCTTTTGACACGAGTTCCATTCATCTCGATGTGCTTTCTACGCTTGGGCGCATCAACGGAAAAATAAGTCACATTGTTCATGTAGCTGAAGAATTATAATTTAGAAATTTTTCTGAAGTTCTTTGGCGCGCTCAGCTTGTTTGGAGAGACGTGAGAGCCAAGCATCTTGACGACCAATTTTGGTTTGCAGGAATTTCACACGAGGACGTTTTTTTGCTTTTACCACTTCTTGTTGTTTTTTGATCAGTTCCTCCCGCTTGTGAGTGGCTTTCTTTTGGAGTGTTTCAATCCCGTGCAAGCGAGCCTTTAAGAATTCTTTAGCGTATTTTTTAAAAGCAGTTTCAAAAGCTTTTTTGCCTTCGTCTGAAGTGCGCTTCACACCTTTTTTCTTCATCTCAGGGTGTTCTTTTAAAAAATGTGCCCAGGAATATTTTTGATTTAATGACATAAATGTACTCCTTAAAAGTCGGGCTTACCTAGGCCAAATATCGTTGAGAGTCAAGGAGAACGTTAAAGAACTGTTAAAGAACACTTGCTCCGTTTTGTGCCGTTCCGTTGGTTTCAGCCACTCTCAAGAGTTCATTTCGTCTCTCAAAAAGGAGTGCTGCAGCGGTTTCGAGATAATCACCTCGTTGAACAATGTGGTCAGCCGTGCTTTGTTCCTTTCCTTGTTAAGCTGGATAAGCCTTTCCTATCGTTATCGTAGGGTGTTGTCAAAAGTTACGGGCGAAGTGTTTTTTTAGGGAGCGAGGATGTTGAGACGTACTTTCTCTTTCCACTTCCCGTCTCGGGGGTCGATGAAGCCATTGATGATTTTAATAGAAGGTTCTGAAATTTCAGCATTTTGTGCGGTTTTTCCTTTGAAGTCTTTCGGGTTTAATTGGTGAATAGCACTGAGATTCACAAGAGCTGCAAAGTCAGGATTCGCTTGTGATTGATTATCGATGGATATTTTAAAACCTTCGACCACTTTCTCCATTTTTGTGGAAGATTGTTTTACCTTATAACCTTTTCCTTCATAAAAAGTGACGACCTGTTCAAAGGAAAGAGAAGTATCGTACATTTTCCCGATTTGTCCTTCACTACGGACTTTGCTGACAAGAGGGCCAACCATGGCAGCAGGCACTCCTTTACTCTTCAAATTCATTTCCGTTGCTTTGATATTTTCTTCTCCATACTTTTTGAAGTAAGCAGTGTCTTCAGCCGCATATGTTGATGATGGAGGGAGAAGAGGATTTGCTTCAGCAAATCTGCCTCCAAAAATGCATGCGACAAGAAAAAAAGCTGCTATTGATTTTAGGATCATGGTCATATTTCCTCCCTCGACATTTTTAACGATTTGCGTAACTTAATGAAGGAAATATTTTTATTCAATCTGAAAGTGAAAAGGGGGCGTATGAAACTCTATCTTGGTGAAGCGACGTCGATTGTCTTCAAAACCTTTCCCTATATTTTTCTCCGATTTCTGGTCTATGGGGCATTTGCAATCGGTTTTTTGGTCTACCTGGGTGTGGTGTATCTGATTGCAGAAGCACTTGCTGGACTTCATGAACATGCTCGACTTTTTGTCTGGGTGCTTGCGCTTGGTGCTTCCTATCCTTTGATTCGATTGGCACAGGAATATCTTTTATATCTCGTGAAAGCAGGTCACCTCGCTGTGATCACGGAGTTGATTATGCATGGATCACTTCCTCAAGGGGTATCGCAAACAACGTGGGGAAAAGAAGCAGTGAAAAAACGATTTGCCTCGACCTCAGCTCTCTTTCTCGTGGATCGATTGGTAGCTGGTGTTATTCGAACCCTCAATGGAGTCATGTGGCGCATCACCTCTTTTTTTGGAGTCATCCCAGGCGTTGCAGCGTTGACGAAAATTGGAACGACAGTGCTTCATTTTAGTTTGACCTACGTTGATGAAGCTATTCTCGCACGTAATTTCCTCCGAAAAGACGAGTCTATTTGGGAGAGTGCGCAAACAGGTCTGGTGCTCTATGCTCAGGCGTGGCGGGAAATCTTGAAAACAGCGCTGGTGCTCGGAGCGATCTCGATGATTTTTCTTCCTGTCCTTTTTCTTCTTTTGCTCGGTCCTTTTTTAGCAGCTGGTTATGCTTTCCCTTCGATTAAGTTTCTTTTTGTTCTCGCTGCAATTTTTGGTGCGTATGTGATCAAAGCAGCTTTTCTCGATCCGTGGATGCTCACCAATATGATCCTGACGTATGTGAGGACAACAGAAGGAATGGCGGTCAATCCTGAATGGAACGACAAACTGGCGTCTATGTCGAAAAAATTCCGAAAACTTCAGGAGAAAACTTCCACTGTTGCTCCGGTTGGAGAAACAGTTGTTGCTTCATGAAAGTCATGATTATCTTAATTCCGGAAATAATTTCTCCAATACCGGAAGCGTCACTTTCCCATTTTTTGTCTGCAGATTTTTTAAAAAAGAGAACGGAGTTCTTGCCATGGAATACAGGTGATGTTTTTTTCGAGCTTAAAGGGTCGCGGAGTGCGGCAGACAACATAACCATGTTTTGCTTCCTTATACTCCTCCAAAAAAAGGCGCATATGTTTGATATCTCGTTCACGAGGGGTTGCTGTCCATTTTACCTCGACAGGAATATATTCCATCTCCCTCTCCAAAACCCAATCGACTTCAGGGCCATCGTGATCTCTCCAAAACTTGAGTTTTGTATGAGGCGTCTCTAAACGCGCATAGCGTAAGAGTTCAAGACCAACATATTGCTCAAACAATTCGCCAAGTCGATGAGGTGAGAGTTTATATCCTTCGCCTGAAGCCACTCGACGTACGCCAAGATCAAAAAAAAGAAAACGGGAAGATTTGGTCAGTTTTTTTCGGGAGGTACTTTTTGTGATAGGATCCACTCGTTCCATAATCAGACAATCTTGAAGCACTTCATAATAGGAGGAAATCGTTGCGTGTGTTGGTCCGAGTTCATTGGACAAAGCGCGATAACTGACAAGTTTTCCCGATTCGAGAGCGGCAAGTTCCAGAAATCGTGCGAATGATCCGAGGTCGCGTACAAGAGCTTCTTGTCTCACTTCTTCTTCCAGATATGTTTCGACATAAGAGTTTAAATACATTTCTTTTTCATTTTTCTGTGAAAAGGAAGTGGCGAGTTGAGGGAGGCTTCCAAACAGCAGGTGCGATTCAATGTCCTGCGGATATTCTTTGTGCGTGAGGGGATCAAGATGGAGATAAACAACACGGCCCGGGAGTAAATTGATGTTTTTGCCCTTCTTCAATTTTCTGGCTGAGGAACCTGAAAGAATGAACTGAGCTCTGTTTTCGTCAATTGCAAACTGAACCACATCAAGCAATGTCGGAACCTTTTGTACTTCATCTAAAATGATGAGCGGGTGTTTTTTTTTGATGTGCATCGCCTCTATTTCTTTCAGAAGCAATTCAGGATTTTTTTCGAAACGAATCCTTTCACTCGGAAGCAAAAAGTTAATGAACAGATCAGCGTCAAACATTTTAATGAGCGTTGATTTTCCTGTTTGTCGCGGACCAAGCAGCAAAATATTCTTTTTTTGCTTCAAGGAGGTATGGAGCACCTTATGAAGAGTGCGTGGGGTCAAATGATTGGTTTGTTCGCTATCCATATTCGACTAAAATGGATAGCATATAATCCAATAGAAATGCAAGGTCGAAGTTTAGGTCAATTCCGGAAATAATTTCTCCAATACCGGAAGCGTCACTTTTCCGTTTCGAGTTTGTAATCCCTTGGCAAGAGCGAGATCATTGTTGAGTGCTCGGTCAATTCCTTCATTCGCCAATTTCAAGAGATACGGTTCTGTTGCACTGGTGAGCGCTTCGGTTGAGGTGCGGGGCGTGAGGGCTGGCATGTTTGGGACGCAGTAGTGGATGACGCCTTCTTCGACGTATGTCGGTTCATCGTGGGACGTAACGCGGGAGGTTTCAATACAACCGCCTTGGTCGATCGCGATATCGACAATCACGGAGTTCGACTCCATGCTTCTGACATGAGCGCGTGAGACAACATTTGGAGCGCGATCTCCAGCAACAAGAACGGCGCCAATCAAGAGGTCAGCTTTTGCAACCCATTCGGTCACCGTTTGAGGATTCGATTTCACCGGTCTGATTTTTCCCTGATACGTTTTTTCAATGTATGCGAGTTTTTGATCATTAATATCGAGCACCACGGTTTCAGCGCCAAGTCCGGCCGCAATTTCCGCAGCGTTGAGTCCTGCATGTCCACCACCAAGAACCACAACGGTTCCTTTGCGCGTTCCTGGAACGCCGCCCAAAAGAAGACCTTTCCCTCCGTTATTTTTATGAAGGAGGGCTGCGCCTACCTGGGTGCCCACCCGACCTGCTACCTGACTCATGGGAGTGAGCAGTGGAAGAGAACCATCGTCGAGTTCGACGGTTTCATATCCGATGCTCAAAGTTTTTGAATGACAGAGTGCTTTGGCGAGTTGCGGAACGCTTGCTAAATGAAGATAGGTAAAAAGAACAAGGTCAGGGCGAAGAAAACGATATTCCCGCTCGAGTGGTTCTTTTACTTTGACGATGAGATTGGCTTGATTCCAGACCTCTTCGGCGGTGTGTTTAATCGTGGCACCAGCAGCGACGTATTGCGCATCGTCGATGCCAGAGAGAATGCCGGCTTTTTGTTCCACCAAAACTTTGTGGCCAGCATCAGTTAATTTTTTCACCGTACGCGGCATAACAGAGACGCGTGTCTCTTTAGTTTTAATTTCCTTTGGAATGCCGATGATCATGGGAACTCCTTTTGTATGTAATCAACGGCTGCTTCGGATAAACTTTCTCGGGCCGCTCCGTTTCGGGTCAACCCGAAACGTTCGCTTAGCTTTCAGCAATTTTAATGTTAATCCCGTTTGTGAAAATTGCTTCGAGATACCCTGCGAAAACTTTATCCTCGCGCGCCGTTGATTACTCTTCAATAAGTTGCCGATTTCTATGCATAATGAAGCGACAGGTCAATGACTCTCTGTGTCGAACGCGCTGCAGCGTGCACTCCCAGAAATTCCGCAACAATATCCAACAATTGGCGATAAGAAATCACATGAAGAAATTCTTTTATTTATCATTTATGTTTTTGTTGTTTTCTGCTTGCTCCACAGGTCTCGGGCGACCAGGTGAAGGAGTGTCGCCGGAGAATATCGGAACTCCAGAAACGCCATTCACGATCAAAGACAAGTCACAGCTCATCGGCGGACCGCTCGCTATCGGTCGAGTGGGAGATGTGCTTTTAGAGAACGATAAAATTCGCGTCATTATACAAAAGCCTGGGAAAAATGCGGGGCTCGGAAGTTTTGGGGGAACGATCATTGATGCGGATTTAGTACGAAGTGGAAAAGGTCAGGATCAGTTCGGCGAAATTCTTCCGATGGTCAATGTCGAGTGGACCATTAATTATTACAACTATGAAATGCTCAGCTTGCCAGCAGAAAAGGGCCGCAAGGTCCTGAGAGCGTATGGTCGTATTGATGTGTATGATTATCTCGATGTCGATTTTATTTCCGAACTTGCACAAGGAATCGCAGGACAAAAACTTGCATTCGCAAATCGTTTTGATGATCGACGCGATCCGTTTCAAATTTATGATGACCTCAAGGGTGTCGATCCGGAAGTCATGACGGACTATACGTTAGAAGCAGGATCGCGTGTCGTGAAGATTGAAACCACGATTCGCAATCGTGGCGACAAAGAAGTGCGTATGCCGGTTGGTGAGTTTATCAATGGATCAGGTGCGCTTTCTACACTTGTTCCCGGTGTCGGTTTTTCGCCAGATTTTACGAAACAAGCTGCGTCGCACACGCCGGCCATTATCTATGCTGGTTTTGAAGGAGTTCCAGTTTCGTATGGATATTTCTATGACCCGCGCGAATTTCTCGATCCGGAAACAGGTGAGCCGATGCAAACGACGTCTGTGACGTTTGCGGGAGTCACGAGTGTGCTCTTGGGCGAAACATTTTTGAAAATTCTTCCTCTTGGAGATACGGGCATTCCCGAAATTCATTTTTCAATTCCCCCCAGAAAAGAGCGCAAGTTCACGCGGTATTTTGTGGTGGGAGATGGATCTGCAGGTTCAGTGATGGATGTTGGGCTTGCGGTGTTGAAAATTCCAACGCGTCCGATTGTGGGAAGCGTGCACGACAGCAAGGGCAATCCAGTCGAAGGCGCGCTGGTCGCTCTTCGAAATAAAACAGGAGCGACGGTGGTGACGTATCGAACGAATAAAGAGGGAAAATTTTCTGGCCAACTTCCGTCAGGAGATGATGCAATTTCACAAACATTTGGAAAAGGAATTTATGAAGCCGATGTCGAAAAATCGGGATATCATGCGAATGAAACCAACAAAGCAGGAGCATGTACTCCAGAAATGATTGATCTGACGACAGGCGCAACCGCACAAGTTCATTGCATCCTCGGTGATAAAGGTGTCATCGCATTTGAGGGACCGATCACTGATGCATCGACCGGAAAACCCATTGTTGCGCGACTCACGATCGTTGGCGAAGATCCAAGTCCCAATGAGTCTCCCACCGGAGGAGTCTTTTACGATAACGATATGCTGATGCGTCCGTACGGTATCGTTGATATGAAATACATCACCATCAAGGGGACCGTCGGATTGACGGAGTCAAAAAGTTTTGAACTTGAGCCAGGAGTTTACACCTTTGTCTTCTCGCATGGCCCTGAATATGCAGTCCATCAACAAGTGGTAGAAGTGGGTGTTGATCAGACCGTGACCATGAGTGGTATTGCGCTTTCTCGTGTCGTGGAAACACCCGGATACATTTCCGCAGATTTCCATCTGCATGCGATCAATAGTCCCGACTCATCCTTTAGCAATGAGTCGCGCGCACTTGCGGCGATTGGCGAAGGACTCGATATTCTTCAGTCATCAGATCACGATTTCTTAACGAACTATCAACCAGCACTTCAAAAACTGGTTTCTCTTGGGCTGATTACTGCTCGGAGCATTCAAACATCGATTGGAAATGAAGTGACCCCGAATCAATATGGACATCTTCACGCGTTTCCACTTGAGCATGATCCAGAAGATGTCAACGGTGGCGCTGTCGATTGGAGCGCCTCGCCGCTTGATGAAGTTTCCACGGCTCCCGATTATGCGATGGGGCTTTCGGAGTTGATCAGCACACTTCGTGAAGATCCGGGCGAAGAGGTGATTCAGATGAATCATATTGCCGATGTCACCGGCATTCCGATGGGTGCTGGTTGGGTGACTTCTCCCTTTTATGCAGAGAGTTTCGGGGTCAATGCGCTTTCCAGTTATGCCGATCCCATTGAACGTCGCTTGCAAGTCGATGGCTTAAGCAGTCTTTTTCCGAAACCGTTTGGAATGAGTGATCTCGTGACCGCTGACTTTAATGCTGTGGAATTGGTCGTCGGGGATCATTTGCAGAGCATGAATATTCTTTTTCACTCTGCGCTCCCCAGTTGGTTCAATCTCTTGAATCTCGGCGTACTCGTGACGGCAACCGCAAACTCAGATAGTCATGCAGAAGCGAAAACACCGATCGGCATTCCGCGAAATTACATTGTGCATTCGGTTGACCCACGAGATGGTACGGGAAATTATGGTGAGATTGAACTCGAAGAATATGCAGCGAATATTAATGCAGGAAAAGTAGTGATCTCTGCCGGTCCTTTTATCAAGGTTGTTGCGGGGACATCGCAGCAAGATACGTTTACGGTCGGAGATCTGGTTCCATCGCGCTCGGTAATCCTTGAGATCGAAGTCAAAGCGCCATCGTGGGCCTGGTTTGATACGATCGAAATCTATATGAATACCGAGCCGCTCCCTGCGGATGATGTGACCCATGAACCGATGACAGGTACAGCCATTGATCCTGCCGTCTTTTATGATCCGTATCATCTGCCGCGCTATACCTATCAACCGACCCACAGTTTTCGTCTGCTCGATAGCAGTTTGAGAAATTGGAAAGAAGAAAATGGTGTCATTGTGGCGCAGGTGACAAAGCAGATTACGGTTGATGAAGATACGTGGATTGTGGTGATGGCGCGAGGAACGCGACTGACTGAAGGATATCGGTCTCTTTTCCCCATCGTGACGAATGTGACCTCAGAGAAGCTCGAAGAGCTTGATCCTGCTGATTTAAGTTCTGTTCATAGCGATTCACGCGTTGGCGCTCCTGCCTGGGGACTTACGAATCCCATCTACCTTGACGCTGACGGCGATGGTGAGTTCAAAGCAAAATATGTTCGTGATGGAAGATCTCCATTATTGCCTTAATATTTTATAACTGTGACAAAAAGAGACGTGCTGGAAGAATGCGAATCACACAACCGTTGATAGAAGATGGTGTCCAGTTTTTTGTCCCTTTGAAATGAAGTTGAAAGGCATGGGGAATGCGGACGCGTTCGAGTAAGTACTTCACATTGGAATCGAGGGATTGCTCTTGCAATTTTACTTCGATCGCACACCAGGGTTTTCCAGATTTGAGCAAAATAAAATCAACTTCGTGGCCGACGACATCTCTGAAATAACGAAGTTCCCATTTCTCCCCCGCGACATCGGTGCGCCAGTGAACAAACCTTAAAAGATGTAAGGCAACCAGATTTTCGAATCGAGCCGATTCATCTTCAACTCTTGCCCAATCCCAAAAATAGAGTTTTTGTTCCTTTTTGACCGCCTTGATGCGAGGGGCTCCAAATGGAGCTATCCTGAATACTGCATAGAGTTTTTCCAAGATCGTGAGCCAGTTTTTCACGGTTTCAAAAGCCACTTCGAGATCTTCTCGCAGGCTGTTGATCGAGAGTACAGAGCCAACTGTTATCGGGAGACGATCCAGAAGCAACTCGATTCTATCAAGTTCTTGAAGTCTTTCGAGTGTCCTGATTTCATCTCGCACAAGTCGAACACCGTAGGATAAACGCCATCGTGAAGCCTCCTGTTCAGAGGCTGAAAAGAGGGGTTCCGGGAAGCCTCCAAAGATCATCAGGTTTTGAAGTGCGTTCTGCATTTCAGCCTTATCTTTTACGTCACATGCAAGAAGATCGTTCAGTGAAGCGGGTACTTTTTTGTGTAAAAGTTCAGAGAGCGTAAAGGGGTGCAGATGATGAGCATAATATCTTCCCTGCAATGAATCCCCTCCGTGACTGTAGGCGTGAAGCTTGGCGCTTCCAGTAACCAAAAACGCATGTTGGGGATGATGCTGGTCAAAATTTCCCTTAAGCCAGTTTTTCCAGCGACGATATTTGTGGATTTCATCCAGAATCCACAAGCGTGAGGCAGCATCAAGACTCCCTTCAAGAATCTGTTTTCGGTGTTCATCGACGTCCCAATTATAGTAATGAGAAGTCCATCCGGTTTTTTTTGCGAGAGCCTTGGCAAGGGTTGTTTTACCGCACTGTCGTGGCCCAGCGATCATGACCATTTTTTTTTGAAGGTCTTTGAGAAGAACAGATTGGAGTTGACGGGGCAGCATTTTTTTAGATCCCTCTCTAAAAAACTTCGAAGTATTTTAGAGTCATATCTAAAATACTCAAATACCTTTAAAAGGCAATGAAAATGATTTGCTGCTTTTCCCCTCATTTTTTGGCACAATTCGTGCTCCTTTTTCTCTCTCGTGGAGGCAACATGCGTCGTGCACGATATCTTCTTTTTCCCGCCATCATTGCTCTTTCTATGGGATCATTTTTTCTGTGGACGCAGTATCAAGACGATCCAAAAGTTTCTCCCAAAATATTTTCGCTGAAACCTGCACTCTCCTTTGAATCGCATGAAATAGAAGGAGCGCAGCTCTTTCGGGCGCGCGGAGTTGAGGCTGATGTTATTTTGAGTTCAGAGAAGATCAGTTTTGGATTTGTTTCTCCGATAGAAATGAAATTTGTCGGAGGAAATAAGAATCTCATGATTAGTGGCGAAGCATTGCTTGAAGGAAAAAGTCATTATTTGATTGGAAATGATCAGTCGAAGTGGAAAACGAATATCTCTCATGTGAACAAAGTTCGATATCACGAAGTCTATCCAGGAATCGATGTGGTGTTTTACGGAAACCAAGGTGAAATGGAATATGACTTCATCGTCAAACCCGGTGCTGATCCGAAGCAGATTGAAGTTGCGTATGAAGATATAGATTCACTGAACATTGATGAACAAGGAAATGCAGTTATCACCTCAGGAGAAAATAAACTTATCAATCGTGCTCCAAAGATCTATCAAGAGATCGAAGGAAAACAAAGAAAAGTTGATGGTCGATTTGAGCTTACAGATAAGAAGAATATAAAATTTGTTGTCGCTGCTTATGATCACGAAAAAAAGCTCATCATTGATCCGAGAATAGAATTTTCAATGTATTTAGGAGGTGCAGCAATAGAAGAGTATTCATCTGTTGCTCTGGATGGAGCAAATAATATTTACCTCAGTGGTAAAACCCATTCCCATAATTTGCCACTCCTTCAAGCGAGACAAACGACTTATGGCGGAGGAAGTGATGATGTGTTTGTTATGAAATGGAGCGCTCAGGGCCAATTAATCTATTCTACTTATCTGGGCGGCCAAGATGCTGATGTTGAAAATGCTCTTGCAGTAGATAGAGCTGGAAATGTTTATATTACAGGTCATACTCAATCTCCTAATTTTCCCACTCATGCCGCTGTTCAATCCGTTGGTCAAGTTGCTGGACCAAATTGGGATGCATTTGTGACCAAACTCGATCCGCAGGGAAGATTTATTTATTCCACATATTTGGGAGGAAGAAGCGGCGATCGAGGACTCCGTATAACCACAGATGCTTCTGGAAATGCTTATGTGACGGGCGAAACAATTTCTCAAAATTTTCCAGTTTACAATCCTCTTCAACTCAATATCGGCGGACAATGGGACATCTTTGTTACCAAGTTCGATTCACAAGGAAGATTTGTTTTTTCCACTTACTTGGGCGGTAACCGAATTGAAGATTATCCTCTCCATACTGTCGATTCTGCGGGAAATATTTATATCGTCGGTTATACAGAATCATCTGACTTGCGGCTACATCAGGCATTTCAGTCAAGCTTTGGAGGAGGTGGAAGTGATATTTTTATTATAAAGCTCAATCCACAAGGACAGCTTATTTACTGCTCCTATCTCGGCGGGGAAGGTAACGAAACAAGAGAAGATATCTTCGTCGATCCTTTAGGAAATGCATATATTACCGGGAATACAAATTCGCATTTTTTCCCCATACAGGCAGCTGTACAATCAACGCTTGGCATTGCCCCGCAGCTTGCGTTTGTGACAAAGATCAATCCCCAAGGATCTCTGACTTATTCGACATATTTCGGAGGGGGCAATTCTAATAGGGAAATAGGATATCGAATCGTTGCCGATTCTGTCGGCAACGCCTATGTTACAGGAGAGACTTCTTCGAATACTTTCCCAACTTATGCAGCTTCTCAAACAACATATGGCGAAGGAGAGAGGGATGTTTTTGTAGCGAAATTTACTCCTCAAGGAACGATTGTCTACTCTACTTATTTGGGCGGAAGTGGGAGTGAAACTCCCTTTGATATTGTTGTCGATTCTTCTGGGAACAGTTTTGTTGTTGGTAACACCAACTCGATCAATT
Above is a window of Deltaproteobacteria bacterium RIFCSPHIGHO2_02_FULL_44_16 DNA encoding:
- a CDS encoding alanine dehydrogenase, giving the protein MIIGIPKEIKTKETRVSVMPRTVKKLTDAGHKVLVEQKAGILSGIDDAQYVAAGATIKHTAEEVWNQANLIVKVKEPLEREYRFLRPDLVLFTYLHLASVPQLAKALCHSKTLSIGYETVELDDGSLPLLTPMSQVAGRVGTQVGAALLHKNNGGKGLLLGGVPGTRKGTVVVLGGGHAGLNAAEIAAGLGAETVVLDINDQKLAYIEKTYQGKIRPVKSNPQTVTEWVAKADLLIGAVLVAGDRAPNVVSRAHVRSMESNSVIVDIAIDQGGCIETSRVTSHDEPTYVEEGVIHYCVPNMPALTPRTSTEALTSATEPYLLKLANEGIDRALNNDLALAKGLQTRNGKVTLPVLEKLFPELT